Proteins encoded within one genomic window of Eurosta solidaginis isolate ZX-2024a chromosome 1, ASM4086904v1, whole genome shotgun sequence:
- the LOC137238514 gene encoding V-type proton ATPase 116 kDa subunit a 1-like, with the protein MGDMFRSEEMALCQMFIQPEAAYSSVSELGETGCVQFRDLNNNVNAFQRKFVTEVRRCDELERKIRYIEAEIKKDGIVLQEIIDDIPRAPNPREIIDLEAHLEKTENEILELAQNEVNLKSNYLELTELRKVLENTQGFFSDQEVLNLDSSNRGPNAADDIGPQNRGRLGFVAGVINRERVFGFERMLWRISRGNVFLKRSDLDDPLKDPTTGFPIYKTVFVAFFQGEQLKNRIKKVCTGFHASMYPCPSSHTEREEMVKGVRTRLEDLRLVLSQTEDHRSRVLATVSKNLPSWSIMVKKMKAIYHTLNLFNMDVTKKCLIGECWVPTKDLPVVQKALSDGSAAVGSTIPSFLNVIDTNEQPPTFNRTNKFTRGFQNLIDAYGVASYREANPALYTCITFPFLFAVMFGDLGHGVILTLFAGWMVLYEQGLQRKRAGEIWNIFFGGRYIILLMGLFSIYTGFIYNDIFSKSMNVFGSTWHVRYNTSTVLSNPSMQLSPNHSTFGIYPVGLDPIWQLAGNKIIFLNTYKMKLSIIVGVGHMIFGVCMSVINFVHFKRYSSIILEFLPQILFLLLLFGYMVFMMFFKWVKYTAKTSFQPDTPGCAPSVLIMFINMMLFKQTAPLEGCSEYMFEAQPTVQQIFVFIALLCIPWMLLGKPLFIKFTRKNKVHVKHNGDLTGNMELAEGETPIPTSHNEAAHGGGEHDEEPMSEIYIHQAIHTIEYVLSTISHTASYLRLWALSLAHAQLSEVLWNMVLSLGLKRTGYTGAIFLYFIFGAWCLFTLAILVMMEGLSAFLHTLRLHWVEFMSKFYEGLGYAFQPFSFKAILDGEEDE; encoded by the exons ATGGGGGACATGTTCCGCAGTGAGGAAATGGCTCTATGCCAAATGTTTATACAACCAGAGGCCGCCTATTCTTCTGTCTCGGAATTGGGCGAGACTGGTTGTGTGCAATTTCGTGAC TTGAACAATAACGTCAATGCATTTCAACGTAAATTTGTCACCGAAGTGCGTCGTTGCGATGAGCTCGAACGTAAAATACGTTATATTGAAGCAGAAATCAAAAAGGATGGCATAGTATTGCAAGAAATTATTGATGATATCCCACGAGCCCCCAATCCACGTGAAATCATCGATCTAGAAGCGCATCTGGAGAAAACTGAAAATGAAATTCTTGAATTGGCTCAAAATGAGGTCAATCTAAAGTCAAACTACTTGGAATTGACCGAATTGCGTAAGGTGCTCGAAAATACGCAAGGTTTTTTTTCCGATCAGGAGGTGCTTAACTTGGACTCTAGCAACCGTGGTCCTAATGCCGCGGACGATATTGGCCCTCAGAATCGTGGACGTTTAGGTTTCGTAGCTGGTGTAATTAATCGCGAACGCGTTTTTGGTTTCGAACGTATGTTGTGGCGTATTTCACGTGGTAACGTTTTTCTTAAACGTTCCGATTTGGATGATCCATTGAAAGACCCCACAACAGGTTTTCCCATCTATAAGACCGTTTTCGTTGCCTTCTTCCAAGGCGAGCAGCTCAAAAATCGCATTAAGAAGGTGTGTACAGGCTTCCATGCGTCCATGTATCCGTGTCCCAGTTCGCACACCGAACGCGAAGAGATGGTAAAGGGCGTACGCACACGTTTAGAAGATTTGAGGTTGGTATTGAGTCAAACTGAAGATCATCGTAGTCGTGTATTGGCTACAGTCTCGAAAAATTTACCCTCATGGTCAATTATGGTCAAGAAAATGAAAGCCATCTATCATACGCTAAACTTATTCAACATGGACGTTACGAAGAAATGCCTCATTGGCGAGTGCTGGGTACCGACCAAGGATCTGCCTGTTGTGCAGAAGGCTTTGTCGGATGGCTCAGCTGCCGTAGGCAGTACTATACCATCGTTCTTGAATGTGATTGATACAAACGAACAGCCGCCAACATTTAATCGTACAAACAAGTTTACACGTGGTTTCCAAAATTTAATTGATGCATATGGTGTAGCTTCGTATCGTGAGGCTAACCCAGCCTTATATACATGTATAACGTTTCCATTCTTGTTCGCTGTAATGTTTGGCGATTTGGGTCATGGTGTTATATTGACATTGTTTGCCGGTTGGATGGTGTTGTATGAGCAAGGCTTGCAAAGGAAGAGGGCAGGTGAAATTTGGAATATTTTCTTCGGTGGTCGTTACATCATACTTCTGATGGGTCTTTTCTCCATATACACTGGTTTCATTTACAATGACATATTCTCAAAATCAATGAACGTATTTGGCTCAACTTGGCATGTGCGTTATAATACATCAACCGTACTTAGCAATCCATCAATGCAGTTATCTCCAAATCACAGCACATTCGGCATCTATCCTGTAGGCTTGGATCCGATTTGGCAATTGGCTGGAAATAAGATCATTTTCTTAAATACCTACAAAATGAAGCTATCGATTATTGTGGGCGTGGGCCATATGATTTTTGGCGTTTGCATGTCAGTGATCAACTTTGTACACTTCAAACGTTATTCCAGCATAATATTAGAGTTTCTGCCACAAATTTTGTTCCTTTTGCTGCTTTTCGGTTATATGGTGTTCATGATGTTCTTCAAATGGGTCAAATATACAGCAAAGACGTCGTTTCAACCGGATACACCAGGTTGTGCGCCATCTGTCTTGATTATGTTTATCAATATGATGTTGTTCAAGCAAACGGCCCCACTAGAAGGTTGCAGTGAGTATATGTTCGAGGCGCAGCCAACTGTTCAGCAAATATTCGTTTTCATCGCTCTTTTGTGTATACCCTGGATGTTGTTGGGCAAGCCGCTATTCATTAAATTTACGCGCAAAAACAAAGTTCAT GTCAAACACAATGGCGATTTAACTGGTAATATGGAACTTGCGGAAGGCGAGACACCAATACCGACTAGCCACAATGAAGCTGCTCATGGCGGTGGCGAACATGACGAGGAACCAATGAGTGAAATTTATATACATCAAGCCATTCATACCATTGAATATGTGCTAAGTACAATATCGCACACGGCCTCCTATTTGCGCTTATGGGCTTTATCATTGGCTCATGCAC aaCTATCCGAGGTCTTATGGAACATGGTGCTGTCTCTAGGTTTGAAGCGCACTGGTTATACTGGTGCTATTTTCCTATATTTCATCTTCGGTGCTTGGTGCTTATTTACCTTAGCCATATTGGTCATGATGGAAGGTCTATCAGCTTTCTTGCACACGTTGCGCTTGCATTG GGTCGAATTCATGAGCAAATTTTATGAAGGTCTGGGCTATGCCTTCCAGCCATTCAGTTTCAAAGCAATATTAGATGGCGAAGAGGATGAATAA